In one Candidatus Kaelpia aquatica genomic region, the following are encoded:
- the smpB gene encoding SsrA-binding protein SmpB yields the protein MDKVVLRNKKVGRDFHVEYTIEVGIVLYGGEVKSLREGKASLSDSFALIEGGEVFLHNFHINPYEFSSTNHEPKRKRKLLLNKREISKLAMDVHKKGFTLMPLSVYFKESRLIKVEIALARGKKKYDKREDLKNKAIKDEIDRELKKRR from the coding sequence ATGGATAAGGTAGTTCTTAGGAATAAAAAAGTAGGAAGAGATTTTCATGTTGAATATACTATTGAGGTTGGAATAGTCCTCTATGGGGGTGAGGTGAAATCCCTAAGAGAAGGAAAAGCCTCTCTATCAGATAGTTTTGCTTTAATTGAAGGGGGAGAGGTTTTCTTGCATAACTTCCATATTAATCCCTATGAGTTTTCATCCACAAACCATGAGCCTAAGCGAAAGAGGAAACTCTTGCTTAATAAGCGTGAGATATCCAAGTTAGCTATGGATGTCCATAAGAAAGGTTTTACCCTGATGCCTCTAAGTGTCTATTTTAAAGAGAGCAGGCTGATTAAGGTTGAGATTGCCTTAGCGCGGGGAAAGAAGAAATATGATAAAAGAGAAGACCTTAAGAATAAAGCTATTAAAGATGAGATTGATAGGGAGTTGAAAAAGCGTAGATAG
- the ribF gene encoding riboflavin biosynthesis protein RibF, whose translation MIFLGESDFSKKDINQGIVLTLGVFDGVHIGHREIFNLLKSLAIELDSKSLVITLSPDPEEVLYPDKRSTVISPLDYKVEILSQLDLDYSMVLKADKELLEYSPREFFDKFIWERFHPKAIVAGEDFRFGSNREADIDALRKLSGEYKFSLHIAPFLNYKGEKVSSSRIREALSRGEIEDTSYMLSQLPRFSGRVVPGEGRGRKLGFPTANIITDYVFDLKKGVYTGWALIKSKRLPALLYVGTAPTFGGKFLRFEIYIPKFRGYLYGKKMAFEIQNFLREERLFLNKEDIQKQLEIDRECLMEEFSREV comes from the coding sequence ATGATATTCTTAGGAGAGTCAGATTTTTCAAAAAAAGATATTAATCAAGGTATAGTTTTGACTTTAGGTGTTTTTGATGGTGTTCATATAGGCCATAGAGAGATATTTAACCTCCTTAAGTCCTTGGCTATTGAGTTAGATTCAAAGAGTCTCGTTATAACGCTATCTCCTGATCCTGAGGAGGTTCTCTATCCTGATAAGAGGTCTACTGTTATAAGTCCCTTAGATTATAAGGTAGAGATTTTATCTCAACTGGACTTAGACTACTCTATGGTGCTTAAGGCTGACAAGGAGTTGCTTGAGTATAGCCCTAGAGAGTTTTTCGATAAGTTTATTTGGGAGAGGTTTCATCCTAAAGCCATTGTTGCCGGAGAAGATTTTAGATTTGGCAGCAATAGGGAGGCTGATATAGATGCCTTACGTAAGCTCTCAGGCGAGTATAAGTTCTCACTCCATATAGCTCCTTTCTTGAACTATAAAGGAGAGAAAGTAAGTAGCTCTAGAATCAGAGAGGCTCTATCTCGAGGTGAGATAGAAGATACAAGCTATATGCTATCCCAACTCCCCAGGTTTAGCGGCCGTGTTGTGCCTGGTGAAGGTAGGGGGAGAAAGCTCGGTTTTCCTACAGCCAATATAATAACCGATTATGTATTTGATTTAAAGAAAGGTGTCTATACGGGCTGGGCTTTGATTAAGTCAAAGAGATTGCCTGCTCTTCTCTACGTCGGCACTGCTCCTACTTTTGGCGGCAAGTTTTTGCGTTTTGAGATTTATATTCCTAAATTTAGAGGCTATCTCTACGGAAAGAAGATGGCATTTGAAATTCAAAACTTCTTAAGAGAAGAGAGACTGTTTCTTAATAAGGAAGATATCCAGAAGCAGCTTGAAATAGATAGAGAGTGCCTTATGGAAGAGTTTTCTCGTGAGGTTTAA
- the truB gene encoding tRNA pseudouridine(55) synthase TruB, translating into MFNGFLLVDKPAGITSHDVVDFIRRRFNIRRVGHGGTLDPLATGLLILMLGRATKLSQHIIGLDKDYFAQMSLGFSTTTGDLDGKIVKKAEDESYLNLKETDIQRAVDSFIGEIDQIPPMYSAVKYKGKRLYKLARRGIEVQRKSRKVKVYDMTIEKIELPEISLNVKCSRGLYIRQLCVDLGEKLGYPAHLSRMVRTSVGKFSLDQAKSLDQILNESDSEKYIIAIETVRRLI; encoded by the coding sequence ATGTTTAATGGATTTCTATTAGTCGATAAACCTGCTGGCATAACTTCACACGATGTAGTTGATTTTATCAGGAGGCGTTTTAATATTAGAAGGGTTGGTCATGGAGGGACACTTGACCCTCTTGCAACAGGCCTTTTGATCTTAATGCTGGGAAGAGCCACAAAGCTCTCTCAGCATATTATAGGTCTTGATAAGGATTATTTCGCTCAGATGAGCCTAGGTTTTTCTACTACAACTGGAGACTTAGACGGTAAGATAGTTAAGAAAGCAGAAGATGAGAGCTATCTGAACCTTAAGGAGACTGACATTCAAAGAGCGGTTGATTCTTTTATCGGTGAGATAGACCAGATCCCTCCGATGTATTCGGCTGTTAAGTATAAGGGCAAGAGGTTGTATAAGCTTGCCCGGCGCGGTATCGAGGTGCAAAGAAAGTCCAGAAAGGTTAAGGTCTATGATATGACTATAGAGAAGATAGAGCTGCCTGAGATATCTTTGAATGTAAAGTGTTCTAGGGGGCTTTATATAAGACAGCTCTGCGTTGATCTGGGAGAGAAGCTTGGCTATCCAGCTCATCTATCCAGGATGGTAAGAACCTCAGTAGGTAAGTTCAGCTTAGATCAAGCTAAGAGTCTTGATCAGATATTAAATGAGTCTGATTCTGAAAAATATATCATAGCTATTGAGACTGTTCGGAGACTTATTTAG
- a CDS encoding bifunctional oligoribonuclease/PAP phosphatase NrnA, with the protein MKIEKKIKDKFLKLNSFIVTTHIDPDGDAIGSQLLLGRLLKKMNKKVVMVNVDSTPSNLKFLPGVKSIKLSRDYRIDLNKFDALVALDIANPQRVREMSEVISSAKYVINIDHHISNSNFGDLNWVERDVSCVGEMVYRLYGYMGLELDYKDALLSYVAIATDTGYFRHNNTTSETHRIAASLLGKGVNPSTVYSELFENKSFSKMRILAYALSNLEERDGMAWVDISKKVLKESSAKREELEGLIDFIKTLGGIKVAMVFQELDNGIIKIGFRSKDNKVDVNKIAAIFGGGGHKMASGCRVKGALLDVKKRVLARVAEYLKKGQ; encoded by the coding sequence ATGAAGATAGAGAAGAAGATTAAAGATAAGTTTCTTAAGCTTAATAGCTTTATTGTGACAACTCATATAGATCCTGATGGAGATGCTATAGGCAGCCAGCTGCTTCTTGGGCGGTTATTGAAGAAGATGAATAAGAAGGTGGTCATGGTAAATGTCGATTCTACGCCCTCTAACCTCAAGTTTCTGCCCGGGGTTAAGAGCATAAAGCTCTCTAGAGACTATAGGATAGATTTAAATAAGTTTGATGCTTTAGTTGCTTTAGATATTGCAAATCCTCAGAGAGTTAGAGAGATGAGTGAAGTTATATCTTCTGCTAAATATGTTATAAATATCGATCACCATATAAGCAATAGTAATTTTGGTGATTTGAATTGGGTGGAGAGAGATGTATCTTGCGTGGGTGAGATGGTATATCGGCTTTATGGCTATATGGGTTTAGAGTTGGACTATAAAGATGCTTTGCTTAGCTATGTTGCAATAGCAACAGATACAGGATATTTTAGGCATAATAATACAACCTCTGAGACTCATAGGATTGCTGCCTCTCTCCTAGGTAAAGGGGTCAATCCAAGCACTGTCTATAGTGAGCTTTTTGAGAATAAGAGTTTCTCTAAGATGCGTATTCTTGCTTATGCGTTGAGTAATTTAGAGGAGAGAGATGGTATGGCCTGGGTAGATATCAGTAAAAAGGTGCTTAAGGAGAGTAGCGCAAAAAGGGAGGAGCTTGAAGGATTGATAGATTTTATCAAGACTCTTGGCGGAATAAAAGTTGCTATGGTATTTCAAGAACTTGACAATGGTATTATTAAGATAGGTTTTCGATCTAAAGATAATAAGGTAGATGTAAATAAGATTGCAGCTATCTTTGGCGGAGGAGGCCATAAGATGGCCAGCGGCTGCAGAGTCAAAGGGGCTCTTTTAGATGTTAAAAAGAGAGTCCTCGCAAGAGTAGCTGAATATCTAAAAAAGGGTCAATGA
- the rbfA gene encoding 30S ribosome-binding factor RbfA, whose product MSRLDRINHELKKAIGEILLFEVKDERLRLITVTQAITSADLKQAKVYYTVLGDEKKRADVARGLSSASGFMRQVLAHKMQMKYAPELIFYFDDTLDRSIKVEEMLDEIKDEDREED is encoded by the coding sequence ATGAGTAGATTAGATAGAATAAATCATGAACTTAAGAAGGCAATAGGTGAGATACTTCTCTTTGAAGTTAAGGATGAGAGGCTAAGATTGATTACAGTAACTCAGGCTATAACCAGCGCTGATTTAAAGCAGGCTAAGGTGTACTATACTGTTTTAGGAGATGAAAAGAAGAGAGCGGATGTTGCAAGAGGGCTAAGCAGCGCCAGCGGTTTTATGAGACAGGTTTTGGCTCATAAGATGCAGATGAAATATGCACCTGAACTTATATTCTATTTCGACGATACTCTGGATAGGAGTATAAAAGTAGAAGAGATGCTTGATGAAATAAAAGATGAAGATAGAGAAGAAGATTAA
- the xerD gene encoding site-specific tyrosine recombinase XerD: MDKYLLLDDFLSYISLERGLSDNTALAYSVDIKKFYGFMDSKGVDILSVRRDFISDYLWSEREKGRESSTVARNLVSIKVFFRFLNREGNIKEDPTEAMDSPKLWQRLPEVLNSSEVERLLEAAGSDDIQAIRDRAMLELLYASGLRISELSHLKVLDVNLEVGFLKCKGKGGKERIVPLGSKAAIAIERYLKVSRPDYLKSSSDYLFLNRSGKNISRQSCWKIIKKYASLSGIKKFISPHTLRHSFATHLLEGGADLRSVQEMLGHANISTTQIYTHVDREYLKQIHKKYHPRP, translated from the coding sequence ATGGATAAATATTTACTATTAGATGACTTCCTATCCTATATTAGTCTAGAGAGAGGCTTAAGCGATAACACAGCCTTGGCCTACAGCGTCGATATCAAAAAGTTCTATGGTTTTATGGATAGCAAGGGAGTGGATATATTATCGGTAAGGAGAGATTTTATATCAGATTATCTCTGGAGTGAGAGAGAGAAAGGCAGAGAGTCTTCTACTGTTGCAAGAAATCTTGTATCTATAAAGGTCTTCTTCCGTTTCCTAAACAGAGAGGGTAATATTAAAGAAGACCCTACTGAAGCTATGGACTCACCCAAGCTTTGGCAGAGGCTGCCTGAGGTCTTAAACTCATCTGAAGTTGAAAGGCTTCTTGAGGCTGCAGGTTCTGATGATATTCAAGCTATAAGAGATAGAGCTATGCTTGAGCTGCTCTATGCCAGCGGATTGAGAATATCAGAGCTTAGCCATCTTAAGGTGCTAGATGTTAATCTCGAAGTAGGATTTCTTAAGTGTAAGGGTAAAGGCGGTAAAGAGAGAATAGTCCCCCTAGGGAGCAAGGCTGCTATTGCTATAGAGAGATATTTGAAGGTCTCAAGGCCGGATTATTTAAAGAGCAGCAGTGATTATCTATTTCTGAATAGGTCAGGTAAGAATATATCGCGGCAATCTTGCTGGAAAATTATTAAGAAGTATGCCTCTCTTTCAGGGATAAAAAAGTTTATCAGTCCTCATACATTGAGGCACTCTTTTGCAACACATCTTCTTGAAGGCGGTGCTGATTTAAGGTCTGTACAAGAGATGCTTGGCCATGCTAATATTTCTACAACACAGATATATACCCACGTGGATAGGGAATATCTTAAACAGATCCACAAAAAATATCATCCACGTCCATGA
- a CDS encoding MBL fold metallo-hydrolase, giving the protein MDEIKIERVVVLDDYQSNSYLVWQEDAQSCLIIDCGGEFDKITKALKRLNLEPEAILLTHGHGDHIAGVNQSSLDIYIHSDDRDYLSKPELNLSSFLGSPLTIEREPVIFNSDQELYFPKSDLRFKVIHTPGHTPGSCCFLIGDLLFSGDTLFLSGVGRTDLPLSSESAIRDSILNKLFKLDQSISVYPGHGDMTSIGYERENSPFLSADSL; this is encoded by the coding sequence ATGGATGAGATAAAAATTGAAAGAGTAGTGGTGCTTGATGACTATCAGTCTAACTCTTATTTGGTCTGGCAGGAGGATGCTCAGTCTTGTCTGATTATTGATTGCGGCGGTGAGTTTGATAAGATAACCAAAGCTCTTAAGAGGCTGAATTTAGAGCCTGAAGCAATACTCTTAACGCATGGCCATGGGGACCATATAGCCGGAGTTAATCAGAGTAGTTTAGATATCTATATTCATAGCGATGATCGAGACTACCTCTCTAAACCTGAGCTCAATCTCTCTAGTTTTTTGGGCAGCCCTTTAACAATAGAGAGAGAGCCGGTTATCTTTAATTCAGATCAAGAGCTCTATTTTCCTAAATCAGATTTAAGGTTTAAAGTGATCCATACTCCAGGGCATACTCCGGGAAGCTGCTGCTTCTTAATTGGAGATCTGCTGTTCTCAGGAGATACGCTCTTCTTGTCCGGAGTGGGCAGAACAGATCTGCCGTTATCTTCTGAAAGTGCCATTAGAGACTCTATTTTAAATAAACTTTTTAAGCTGGATCAGAGCATTAGCGTATATCCCGGTCATGGCGATATGACCAGCATAGGTTATGAGAGAGAGAATAGCCCTTTTCTCTCCGCCGATTCTTTATAA
- a CDS encoding iron-containing alcohol dehydrogenase — protein sequence MEIFLPSHIIFGSYSYKKIALVLKKYGDRPLLVVGKSAFNRSFWGKDIITILKKSKIKYTLYSGVDSEPCFDSIKEGLRYLNRHNCDSVVGIGGGSVLDVSKTIAVLVGQKFKDLEEYLYGKNIKNSGLPFIAVPTTSGSGSEVSSSAVLKDSLRGEKRGVRDQKLIADVAIIDPVVTLTLGRDATLYSSLDALTHAVEAYVSIDADIASSVLAKEASRIIYKNLSRALVEPRNIIFRQRLSRASLFAALAFSSSGLGLAHALSHPIGAAYNLSHGLVNAVVIPYVVEFNYSVAKDRYQDLIFDKRYKSLYNLLKSWLRELGLPLSFKELGLEIDSKLKDKIVSATLSSGVLKYNPKRVKRKDVNYILERLWMR from the coding sequence ATGGAAATATTTTTACCATCCCATATAATATTTGGTTCTTATAGTTATAAAAAGATAGCTTTGGTCTTAAAAAAATATGGCGATAGGCCTCTTTTGGTTGTAGGGAAGAGTGCATTTAATAGGAGTTTCTGGGGGAAGGATATAATAACTATTCTTAAAAAGTCTAAAATAAAATATACCCTATATTCAGGAGTTGATAGTGAGCCATGCTTTGATTCAATTAAGGAGGGTCTTAGATATCTAAATAGACACAACTGTGATAGTGTTGTGGGTATTGGGGGTGGAAGTGTTTTAGATGTTTCTAAGACAATAGCAGTCTTGGTAGGGCAGAAATTTAAGGATTTAGAAGAGTATCTATATGGAAAAAATATAAAAAATTCCGGCCTACCATTTATAGCTGTTCCAACAACTTCTGGTTCTGGTTCTGAGGTCTCAAGTAGTGCGGTTTTAAAGGATAGTTTAAGAGGAGAGAAGAGAGGAGTACGGGATCAGAAGCTAATAGCAGATGTAGCTATAATAGATCCGGTAGTTACTCTGACCTTAGGAAGAGATGCTACTCTTTACTCATCCTTAGATGCTCTAACCCATGCAGTTGAGGCCTATGTTTCAATCGATGCTGATATAGCAAGTTCTGTCTTAGCTAAAGAGGCGTCTAGAATTATCTATAAGAATCTGAGCCGAGCTCTCGTAGAGCCTAGAAATATAATATTTAGACAGAGGCTCTCCCGCGCTTCGCTCTTTGCTGCTCTTGCCTTCTCTTCATCCGGGCTCGGGCTCGCCCATGCTTTATCTCATCCAATCGGTGCGGCCTATAATCTATCCCATGGTTTGGTCAATGCTGTAGTTATTCCTTATGTAGTTGAGTTCAATTATTCAGTAGCTAAAGACCGTTATCAGGATTTGATTTTTGATAAAAGGTACAAGAGCCTGTATAATCTTCTAAAGAGCTGGCTTAGAGAACTTGGTCTACCCTTAAGCTTTAAAGAGTTAGGCCTTGAGATAGATAGTAAGTTAAAAGATAAGATTGTTTCGGCTACTCTTAGCTCGGGAGTTTTAAAATATAATCCCAAGAGAGTCAAGAGAAAGGATGTTAATTATATTCTGGAGAGATTATGGATGAGATAA
- a CDS encoding SGNH/GDSL hydrolase family protein, with translation MINLNKIVKRTSLITLGAITTLILLELTLRVIGFSYKVTNPIPSKISSDYTIFCIGESTTWGIGADNPRLNGYPAQLMALLNNYYKDTSIRCYYDMGIGQNSSEVLLKLPDYIKKYSPQCVIIMAGVNNWWNLDRSTLVFSKNEKISKIALKIHPYLKKLRIWKLFQLTKLSLGLYREHWNEGYNGKPGFWDEPEYRDRRDTIAYTYAKHDTIEMIKICRKNNIDVIVCSYLAEPDSLRKLQKQIAQEEMIPFVDNNLVFKNLKDQDQYLSSDNWHPNQKGYAIIAENIFHCIVNNKFIE, from the coding sequence ATGATAAATCTTAATAAGATAGTTAAAAGAACATCTTTAATAACCTTAGGAGCAATTACAACTTTAATCTTGTTAGAATTAACCTTAAGAGTTATTGGGTTTAGTTATAAGGTGACTAACCCTATCCCTTCTAAGATATCTAGCGATTATACTATCTTCTGTATTGGAGAGTCAACTACATGGGGAATAGGAGCAGACAACCCCAGGCTGAACGGCTACCCTGCCCAGCTAATGGCTTTGCTCAATAATTATTATAAAGATACAAGTATCCGTTGTTATTATGATATGGGTATAGGTCAAAACTCCTCTGAGGTATTATTAAAACTCCCCGATTATATCAAAAAATACTCTCCCCAATGTGTAATTATAATGGCAGGGGTAAATAACTGGTGGAATCTAGATAGAAGTACTTTGGTATTTAGTAAAAATGAAAAAATATCGAAGATAGCTTTAAAAATACATCCCTACTTAAAGAAACTTAGAATCTGGAAATTATTTCAACTGACTAAACTATCTCTAGGACTCTATAGAGAACATTGGAATGAGGGCTATAATGGAAAGCCGGGCTTCTGGGATGAACCAGAATATAGAGACAGGCGCGATACAATAGCCTATACCTACGCTAAACACGATACCATAGAGATGATAAAGATCTGTCGCAAGAATAATATCGATGTCATCGTCTGTTCTTACCTCGCAGAACCTGACTCATTACGCAAGCTCCAGAAGCAGATAGCACAAGAGGAGATGATACCGTTTGTAGATAACAATCTTGTTTTTAAAAATTTAAAAGACCAGGATCAATACTTATCCTCAGACAATTGGCATCCAAATCAAAAAGGATATGCTATTATAGCAGAAAATATTTTTCATTGCATAGTAAACAATAAGTTTATTGAATAA
- the ligA gene encoding NAD-dependent DNA ligase LigA, with product MKVLDMARESSSKIEHRVEVLREKIRYHDRKYYLESAPEISDSSYDVLYRELRDLEESYPGLIKPDSPTQRVGSSLQDGFKTSSHSVPMLSMDNTYSEDELRAFDTRVRKNLGLDSVEYVVELKIDGVSISIRYEKGLFISGLTRGDGYKGDDVSNNIKTIRTIPLNIKTDKSRAASVLELRGEVYISNSNFQEINKAREKNGDNIFANPRNAASGSLKLLDPSEAAKRKLDIFVWGVGEYRGLSFSKQSEILDCFKELGFKVNQNYRVIEGIERVIEYCNSWIDKRDSLGYDIDGMVVKANSLSAQKKLGRTSKAPRWLIAYKFPAKKVETILRDIKIQVGRFGTLTPVAVVDAVLVSGSIVKRASLHNQDQIDRLGVKIGDHVLIQKSGEIIPQVVEVLKEKRKGKEKSFKMPSKCPVCGGSVGRSKGEVALRCLSQSCFSKLKNSIKLFVSRDAMDIDGLGESLIEQLVQNGMVKDYGDLYFLKREELSNLQRMGDTSAGNITASLKKSKSQPLSRLIYALGIRHAGLHTAEVLADNFSSLDQLSAASFDELSDIDQVGPKIAESIVDFFSDSINKNVISKLKKAGLNLKGKRVKLDILGGKRFVITGVLKGFSRKEAEDAVKLNGGRILSTLSSKTDFLVAGESPGSKLKKAKELKIKIITEDDFNKILTEEKMAL from the coding sequence ATGAAGGTGCTTGATATGGCCAGAGAGAGCAGCTCTAAGATAGAGCATAGAGTAGAAGTTTTGAGAGAGAAGATAAGATACCACGACCGCAAGTATTATTTAGAGAGTGCTCCTGAAATATCAGATTCCAGCTATGATGTTCTCTATAGAGAGTTAAGAGATTTAGAAGAGAGCTATCCAGGGTTAATAAAACCTGACTCTCCTACTCAGAGAGTAGGCTCTTCCTTGCAAGATGGTTTTAAGACCAGCTCCCATAGTGTGCCCATGTTAAGCATGGATAACACCTATTCTGAGGATGAACTTAGAGCTTTTGACACTAGGGTTAGAAAGAACCTGGGCCTAGATAGCGTTGAATATGTTGTTGAGCTTAAGATAGATGGTGTAAGTATCTCAATACGTTATGAGAAAGGGTTGTTTATTTCAGGGCTGACAAGAGGAGATGGCTATAAGGGTGATGATGTAAGCAATAATATTAAAACCATTAGAACTATACCTCTTAATATTAAGACTGACAAAAGCAGGGCTGCTTCAGTCTTAGAGCTTAGAGGTGAGGTCTATATCTCAAATAGTAATTTTCAGGAGATAAATAAAGCCAGGGAGAAAAATGGTGATAATATCTTCGCCAATCCTAGAAATGCAGCATCCGGATCTCTTAAATTGCTGGACCCTTCTGAGGCTGCAAAGAGGAAGTTGGATATTTTTGTCTGGGGGGTAGGAGAGTATAGGGGATTAAGTTTTAGTAAACAGAGTGAGATACTCGATTGCTTTAAAGAGCTTGGATTTAAAGTAAACCAGAATTATAGAGTGATTGAAGGGATAGAGCGAGTCATAGAGTATTGCAACAGCTGGATAGATAAGCGTGATTCCTTGGGATATGATATCGATGGCATGGTTGTTAAGGCTAACTCTCTTAGTGCTCAGAAAAAATTGGGCAGAACTTCAAAGGCACCTCGTTGGCTTATAGCTTATAAGTTTCCGGCAAAGAAGGTTGAGACTATATTGAGAGATATAAAGATCCAGGTTGGAAGGTTCGGTACTCTTACTCCGGTAGCTGTAGTTGATGCTGTCCTTGTATCCGGCAGCATAGTCAAAAGGGCAAGCCTCCATAACCAGGATCAGATAGATAGGCTGGGGGTTAAGATAGGTGATCATGTATTGATTCAGAAATCAGGTGAGATTATACCTCAGGTTGTTGAGGTTTTAAAAGAGAAGAGGAAAGGTAAAGAGAAGAGCTTTAAGATGCCTAGTAAGTGTCCTGTCTGCGGGGGCAGTGTAGGAAGATCAAAAGGTGAAGTGGCTCTGCGTTGTTTAAGCCAAAGTTGTTTTTCTAAACTTAAGAATTCAATAAAGCTCTTTGTCTCAAGAGATGCTATGGATATAGATGGATTGGGCGAGAGCCTGATTGAGCAGCTGGTTCAAAACGGTATGGTTAAAGACTACGGAGACCTTTACTTTTTAAAGAGAGAAGAGTTATCAAATCTCCAGAGGATGGGAGATACTTCAGCCGGCAATATAACAGCCTCATTGAAGAAGAGTAAGAGTCAGCCTCTATCCAGATTAATATATGCTTTAGGTATAAGGCATGCCGGACTCCATACTGCAGAGGTCTTGGCGGATAATTTCTCATCCCTAGATCAGCTGTCAGCTGCTTCTTTTGATGAGCTCTCTGATATAGATCAGGTTGGGCCAAAGATTGCAGAGAGTATTGTTGATTTTTTCTCAGATAGTATAAATAAGAATGTTATCTCTAAGCTTAAAAAAGCGGGTTTAAATTTAAAAGGTAAGAGAGTTAAGCTTGATATCTTAGGAGGTAAGAGATTTGTTATAACAGGGGTTCTTAAAGGATTTAGTAGAAAAGAAGCTGAGGATGCTGTAAAATTAAATGGAGGTCGGATCTTATCAACTCTAAGTTCTAAGACTGATTTCTTGGTAGCTGGAGAGAGTCCGGGTTCTAAGCTTAAAAAAGCTAAAGAGCTAAAGATCAAAATAATAACAGAGGATGATTTTAATAAAATTTTAACTGAGGAGAAAATGGCTTTATGA
- a CDS encoding metallophosphoesterase family protein, translating into MRYAILGDIHSNLEALEEVLLDLGEKRIDKILSIGDIIGYGADPSKCIDIARERFELITLGNHDLALAGELSLDLFSDMAKDAIIWSQGKVEHNDVEFLSDLPLIEEYGDMLLVHSSLYHPEEFNYFISFEDVRKSFDIQDDKRVCFAGHSHIPAIFVIDDITGDIVGIQDQDIMVETKKRYFINTGSVGQSRDGDTRAKYVLYDDSTGRISIERVDYDIDKAASKIIAAGLPEKLVTRLHEGA; encoded by the coding sequence ATGCGTTATGCAATATTAGGAGATATCCATTCTAATTTAGAGGCCTTAGAAGAGGTTCTTCTAGATTTAGGAGAGAAGAGAATAGATAAGATTTTATCTATCGGTGATATCATAGGCTATGGAGCCGACCCTTCTAAATGTATAGATATTGCAAGAGAACGTTTTGAGTTAATTACTTTAGGTAATCATGATTTAGCTCTAGCAGGAGAGCTTTCGCTGGATCTATTTAGTGATATGGCTAAGGATGCTATCATCTGGAGTCAGGGCAAGGTCGAGCATAATGATGTTGAGTTTTTATCAGACCTGCCTTTGATTGAAGAGTATGGCGATATGCTACTTGTCCATAGTTCACTCTATCATCCTGAGGAGTTTAACTATTTTATATCTTTTGAAGATGTCAGAAAGAGCTTCGATATCCAGGATGATAAGAGAGTCTGCTTCGCCGGTCATTCTCATATTCCGGCTATATTTGTGATTGATGATATAACAGGTGATATTGTAGGGATTCAAGATCAAGATATCATGGTTGAAACTAAAAAGAGATACTTCATAAATACAGGAAGTGTGGGTCAGTCTAGAGATGGTGATACCAGGGCCAAATATGTATTGTATGATGACTCTACAGGCAGGATAAGCATAGAGAGAGTAGATTATGATATTGATAAAGCAGCTTCTAAAATAATTGCAGCAGGTTTGCCTGAGAAGTTGGTTACCAGGCTCCATGAAGGTGCTTGA
- a CDS encoding acylphosphatase gives MVKRIQIYYSGRVQGVGFRFTVERIALDMRDIVGWVKNLPDGRVEVVAEAEEDDLKVFLGNIRNGIMKSYIKREDIIWAIPEGGLDDFIIKFY, from the coding sequence ATGGTAAAGAGAATACAGATATATTACTCTGGGAGGGTTCAGGGCGTAGGTTTTAGATTTACCGTAGAGCGGATTGCTCTTGATATGAGAGATATCGTAGGCTGGGTTAAGAACCTGCCTGATGGAAGAGTAGAGGTAGTAGCTGAAGCGGAAGAGGATGACCTCAAAGTCTTCTTGGGTAATATTCGCAATGGTATTATGAAGAGCTACATTAAAAGAGAGGATATCATCTGGGCAATTCCGGAGGGCGGACTGGATGATTTTATTATAAAGTTCTATTGA